The following proteins are encoded in a genomic region of bacterium:
- a CDS encoding GxxExxY protein translates to MQNLLNTTLGPGFLESIYHNTLKVEFARLNIIFESEKEVKIFYQGVEVGIHRLEL, encoded by the coding sequence GTGCAAAACTTACTCAACACCACATTAGGACCTGGTTTTCTGGAGAGCATCTATCACAATACCTTGAAGGTCGAGTTTGCAAGACTGAACATCATCTTTGAATCAGAAAAAGAAGTCAAGATATTCTATCAAGGTGTTGAGGTTGGGATTCATAGACTTGAGCTTTAA
- the fliJ gene encoding flagellar export protein FliJ codes for MPGFNFRLERVLEVKKYNEDKLKTQLAHLKREYLQQENLLWSLQEDLQTQIFLLGERQKNLTRTIEEIIWGYNYIVKLRENIENQKKRLNELNEQIKEVTKKLIGASQEKQILENLKERKFEEFKLGVEKQEQEFMDEVGISRYVSRMRSDMTPFKT; via the coding sequence ATGCCAGGATTTAATTTTAGATTAGAACGAGTTTTAGAAGTTAAAAAATATAACGAAGACAAATTAAAAACGCAATTGGCTCATTTAAAACGAGAATATCTTCAGCAAGAAAATCTATTATGGTCATTACAAGAGGATTTGCAAACACAAATTTTCTTGCTTGGTGAAAGGCAAAAAAATCTTACCCGGACAATCGAAGAAATTATATGGGGCTATAATTATATCGTTAAACTCCGTGAGAATATCGAAAACCAGAAAAAAAGACTTAATGAACTAAATGAACAGATAAAAGAAGTAACTAAAAAATTAATTGGTGCCTCACAAGAAAAACAAATACTCGAAAACCTGAAAGAAAGGAAATTTGAGGAGTTTAAATTAGGGGTAGAAAAACAAGAGCAGGAATTTATGGATGAAGTAGGGATAAGCAGATATGTGAGTAGAATGAGGTCAGACATGACCCCGTTTAAGACATAG